CTCTCCGTGTTGCTGGGGACAGCGACTGTCTTCCTGACCTATCTTTTGGCCCTGGAGGTCTTCCCCGCTGAGCGAACGCTGGCTGCTGGGGCAGCGGCTCTCAATGCCTTCGTGCCTATGTTTCTTTTTATCAGTGGCTCCGTCAACAACGATAATCTGGTGATCCCCCTTTGCTCGCTCGCCCTCGTGCTTCTCATCCGACTGGTTAAGGGGAAACCTGGAATATGGTCCTTCCTGGTGCTTGGGGCTGTTCTCGGACTGGCCAGTCTTTCTAAGCTCAGTGCCCTGGGACTATTCCCGCTGACAGCCATCGTTATCTTGTTTGTCGCCGGACGACGGCGTTCCCTCATTGCGCTCTGGAAATGGGGGACAGCCGTCATCCTTCCGGCGATAGCCATCGCCGGTTGGTGGTACGTTCGCAACTGGCTACTCTATGGCGATCCCCTAGGGCTGAATGTGCACCTACTGGCATCTGGAGGGCGCAAGTATACGCCCAGCCTTCTCGACCTTTGGGGCGAGTCTGAAGGGTTCAAAATGTCTTATTGGGCTGTCTTCGGCGGCTTCAATGTGCTGGCTGATCCCTTCGCCTATAGGCTCTTCGATGTCATCCTGGTTCTGGCCGGGTTGGGACTCGTTATTTATGTCCTGGGCTTGCTTAAAGGAAGGAGATGGAATGAGGGGACGCTGCTCCTGCTCCTCGTCCTTTGGATCCTCATCCTGGGCGTCGAACTGATGCATTGGACCCAGACCACCATGGCCTCACAAGGGCGGTTGATGTTCCCAGCCATCTCAGCTATCTCCCTTCTTTTCAGTAGAGGCTTGGCCTCCCTAGCACCGCGGCGTTATACTGGACTCGTACTGCTCCTGGCTGGTGGCTCGCTATTGGCCGTAGCGGCCATCATCCCCTTTCGCAACATTGCCCCCGCCTACGCCAAGCCCCCCATCCTCAGAGAAGCAGACCTGCCGGCCATAATCCACCCGCTCAACATGAACTATGCTGGCCAGATGGAACTCATTGGTTATGAATTGCCTGAGACAACCGTATTACCAGGGGGTACCCTGGAGCTTACGCTCTATTGGCGCTCCTTAGACAGGATGAACCGCGACTACAGCATCTTCATTCATCTCTTCGGCAAGGACAATCAATGGTTAGGGCAAAGAGACACGTTTCCTGGAGGTGGAACTTATCCGACCCGATTATGGAGAGTGGGCGACATCGTGCGCGACACCTATCGCCTTCATATATCCCAGACGGCCATCGCTCCAGCGCTAGGTCAAATTCAGGTTGGACTATACCTCTTTCCGTCAATGGAGGTATTACCCGCCTATGACCTTCACGGCCGCAGTATAGGGAGTTCGCCTACCATCGCCCGCCTAAAGGTTAAGTCGCCCATACCTCAGGCGATGCCCATCGCTCATCCATTGCAGGTCGATTTCGGCGATAAAGTAGCCTTGATCGGCTACGATTTGCCCCTAAAGGAGGTCAGGGCAGGTGAATTGTTGCGTGGTGTCCTCTACTGGCGCGCTCTGAACAAGATGGAGCGTGACTATACCATCTTTGTTCACTTAGTGGGGAAAGATGGCATGGTCGGTCAATACGATGCTCAGCCGCAGGGCGGTGATTACCCCACCTCATTCTGGGATAAGGGTGAGGTAGTGCCCCATCCATTTCAGATAGCCCTGCGCCCGGGGCTGGCCCCAGGCGAATACACCCTCGTGGTAGGGATTTATGATTTAGCGACGATGCAGCGCCTCAGAACAGCAAAGGGCGATTCTGCAGAGTTAACGCATATCCTGGTCGTGCTGCCCTAACGCCGCTGTTCGTATCCCTGCTCGACCTCACTTGCTCAAAGGTGACCGGCGTACCCACACCGTTCCCACAATAGGCCGATCCAAGGGACGCCCGCTGCTCTCCTCGACGGCAGGCAAGCGCTCCATAGTAGGGAGCAGGTATAGCCCTGCTCGAACGTGCAGGAGAAGAGGGGTCGGTGCGTTCTTCGGGATGGGCACCCGGTAAGTGTCACGGAAGGTATCCCCGGCTCGCCATAACCGTGTAGGATAGGTGCCCAATCCAGGGAAGGTGTCTCGCTGGGCGATGATGCGATCTTCGGGGGTGGTGAGGTGAATATAGACGCTGTAGTCCTTGTCCATCGGTGCCAGCCCTCGCCAGTAGATGGCCACCCGCACAGTGTCCCCGGGAGACACGCTATCCGGGGAGATATCACTGCCCAAGAGCTGCACCTTATTGGCGAAGTTCACCCGCACAGGGCGTTGAATCGCCTCCAGCGCTGAGGAGGGGAGCATCTGAGGCTTAGCGTAGGCCGGGGCGAGGTAAAAAATCAGGGCGCTGAGGGCAAAGGTGGCCATCCCAATATTGGCTGTTCCGGCAAGGAATCCCCAGAACCGTTCAGGCACATACTGGGCTAGACCGAGGAAGATGAGAATAGCGATGGCAGCGATGGCGGGAAAGAGATTCCGACCATTGCCGGCGGCGGGAGTGAGACGCATATAGTTCGCCTGAGCAATAAAGATCAGAAGTGTCCACACAACCAGGACGACCACTCCGAAACGTGCTTCTCTGGAAAGTATGCCGCGTTTCCAGTGTCTCCAACCAAGGATGATGAGCCCCACGATAGCTATGCGGGTGAGCAAGGTTATGCCCCAGTATAGCTCGGCACTGACCGGGACGTTTCCCCAGCCGAAGTTCGCCCAGAACGACCTCTCCAGGTTGGGGAATTCGGCGACAAGCTGGCCCAAGTTTGCGGGAGGGCTACGCCTGCCCCATGCCTCCTGCATACGGCTGAGGGCAGACCAATCACCATAGAGCACCAGATTACGAATGAACCACCAGCCAGATACGGCCGCAGCCAGTCCGAATACAGCGAATCCTGCGCCCCAGAGGGTGCGCCATGGAACCCGTCGGGAAAGCGATACAAGGGTGAAGAGCACGATGAGGAGCAGTGGGACAGCACTCACCTTGGTTAAGAGCGCCAATCCTAGAGCTGCACCCAAGGCGATGGTGTTGCTTCTAGTGATACCCTGGTTGTGAATGCGCAGTGCCAGGAGGATAACCAGCGAAGAGAGGGTGGTGACGGCATTGTCGTTATTAATGGCGCTGCTGATGAAGAGAAACTGGGGACTGAAAGCCACGAAGGCGACTGCTCCCAGAGCAAGAGCCGCTTGCCTGGGGAAGATCTCCCGAGCGATCATGTAGGTGATGAACACAGTGACAGCTCCTAAAGCTACCGAGACCAAGCGCACCAGGTGGGCTGCCAATACAGCCCCCGTGTAGGGAGGGTCCTCTTGGGGGCCGTGGACGAACTGGTTCTTATTGTCCTGACCGACATAGCCGATTTCATAGCCCCAATAGGGATTTCGCCACAACAGCTGAGGGAAGTCGTCGCTGTTGATCCAGAAGGTGGCTAGTGCCCCCAGGGTGTAGTACAGGGGTGGTTGATGATTCTCCGATTTGGGGCCATGGCGCAGCTGGACGGGCAGTCCCTGTCCATCAGCCAGGTGCTTAACGAAGGCGTAGTGATCGGCCTCATCCGGCGCTTCGAAGAGGGGATCGATGATGCTATAAGTAAGGGCCAAGCCGAGATAGGCCAGAAGGAT
Above is a genomic segment from Chloroflexota bacterium containing:
- a CDS encoding glycosyltransferase family 39 protein → MVRLCRQHIGLVIVLVAFIALGTLYSVVDPIFESSDELWHYPYVKYIADGHGLLVMSPQPEKNVARQEGSQPPLYYLLGAAATFWIDTGRISDLYWLNPHATIGEPGADHNKNMVVHTDKENWPYHGVPLAVHIVRFLSVLLGTATVFLTYLLALEVFPAERTLAAGAAALNAFVPMFLFISGSVNNDNLVIPLCSLALVLLIRLVKGKPGIWSFLVLGAVLGLASLSKLSALGLFPLTAIVILFVAGRRRSLIALWKWGTAVILPAIAIAGWWYVRNWLLYGDPLGLNVHLLASGGRKYTPSLLDLWGESEGFKMSYWAVFGGFNVLADPFAYRLFDVILVLAGLGLVIYVLGLLKGRRWNEGTLLLLLVLWILILGVELMHWTQTTMASQGRLMFPAISAISLLFSRGLASLAPRRYTGLVLLLAGGSLLAVAAIIPFRNIAPAYAKPPILREADLPAIIHPLNMNYAGQMELIGYELPETTVLPGGTLELTLYWRSLDRMNRDYSIFIHLFGKDNQWLGQRDTFPGGGTYPTRLWRVGDIVRDTYRLHISQTAIAPALGQIQVGLYLFPSMEVLPAYDLHGRSIGSSPTIARLKVKSPIPQAMPIAHPLQVDFGDKVALIGYDLPLKEVRAGELLRGVLYWRALNKMERDYTIFVHLVGKDGMVGQYDAQPQGGDYPTSFWDKGEVVPHPFQIALRPGLAPGEYTLVVGIYDLATMQRLRTAKGDSAELTHILVVLP
- a CDS encoding glycosyltransferase family 39 protein, which encodes MGSISRHHWAIGLILLAYLGLALTYSIIDPLFEAPDEADHYAFVKHLADGQGLPVQLRHGPKSENHQPPLYYTLGALATFWINSDDFPQLLWRNPYWGYEIGYVGQDNKNQFVHGPQEDPPYTGAVLAAHLVRLVSVALGAVTVFITYMIAREIFPRQAALALGAVAFVAFSPQFLFISSAINNDNAVTTLSSLVILLALRIHNQGITRSNTIALGAALGLALLTKVSAVPLLLIVLFTLVSLSRRVPWRTLWGAGFAVFGLAAAVSGWWFIRNLVLYGDWSALSRMQEAWGRRSPPANLGQLVAEFPNLERSFWANFGWGNVPVSAELYWGITLLTRIAIVGLIILGWRHWKRGILSREARFGVVVLVVWTLLIFIAQANYMRLTPAAGNGRNLFPAIAAIAILIFLGLAQYVPERFWGFLAGTANIGMATFALSALIFYLAPAYAKPQMLPSSALEAIQRPVRVNFANKVQLLGSDISPDSVSPGDTVRVAIYWRGLAPMDKDYSVYIHLTTPEDRIIAQRDTFPGLGTYPTRLWRAGDTFRDTYRVPIPKNAPTPLLLHVRAGLYLLPTMERLPAVEESSGRPLDRPIVGTVWVRRSPLSK